A region of Prosthecodimorpha staleyi DNA encodes the following proteins:
- a CDS encoding MATE family efflux transporter encodes MTSSAIPHPPESSSPDLRAPDHRAVLAIAVPMTLGYMTTPLVGLVDMAVVGRLGDPALIGGVAIGSVICDVGFTTFNFLRSGTTGLTAQAVGRSDRPEMLATLMRALVLAGLAGLLMMLAAPAAAWAGRAIFGGSPAVMEAMATYVLIRLLGAPLVLANFALFGWLLGLGRAGAGLFLQTVLNGVNVAVAVGLVLGAGWGVAGAAWAAVAADAVTVALGLALLARTRDRSAWPGWARVIDRPAVLAMLGTNRDIMIRSFVLLAAFAFFTRQSALQGDLVLAANAILEKFFLFGGYFLDGFAAAAETFVGRAVGARRREIYDRALVLTAVWGFALAGLVSATLWAAGPALLALMTSAAAVAETARVYLVWAALTPLAGVLAFQMDGVFIGATWSRDMRNMMLLSLVVYLAAWALLMPAFGNHGLWLALLIFLGVRGLSLGWISRRRAAETFGTR; translated from the coding sequence ATGACGTCCAGCGCCATCCCGCACCCACCCGAATCCAGCTCGCCGGACCTCCGGGCGCCCGACCATCGGGCCGTTCTCGCCATCGCGGTGCCGATGACGCTCGGCTACATGACCACGCCCCTGGTCGGCCTGGTCGACATGGCGGTGGTCGGGCGCCTCGGCGACCCGGCCCTGATCGGCGGCGTGGCGATCGGCTCGGTGATCTGCGATGTCGGCTTCACCACCTTCAATTTCCTTCGGTCCGGCACGACGGGCCTGACCGCGCAGGCGGTCGGCCGCAGCGATCGGCCGGAGATGCTCGCGACGCTTATGCGCGCGCTGGTCCTCGCCGGGCTCGCGGGCCTCCTGATGATGCTGGCGGCCCCGGCCGCGGCATGGGCCGGACGGGCGATCTTCGGCGGCAGCCCGGCGGTGATGGAGGCGATGGCCACCTATGTGCTGATCCGCCTCCTCGGCGCCCCGCTGGTGCTGGCCAATTTCGCGCTGTTCGGCTGGCTGCTCGGGCTCGGCCGGGCCGGCGCCGGGCTCTTCCTGCAGACGGTGCTCAACGGCGTCAATGTGGCGGTCGCGGTCGGACTGGTGCTCGGGGCCGGCTGGGGCGTGGCCGGTGCGGCTTGGGCGGCGGTCGCCGCCGATGCGGTCACGGTCGCGCTCGGGCTCGCCTTGCTGGCCCGGACACGGGACCGCTCGGCTTGGCCGGGTTGGGCGCGGGTGATCGACCGTCCCGCCGTCCTCGCCATGCTCGGCACCAACCGCGACATCATGATCCGCTCCTTCGTGCTGCTTGCCGCCTTCGCCTTCTTTACCCGGCAGAGCGCGCTGCAGGGCGACCTGGTGCTGGCCGCCAACGCCATCCTGGAGAAGTTCTTCCTGTTCGGCGGCTACTTCCTGGACGGGTTCGCGGCAGCGGCCGAGACCTTCGTCGGCCGGGCGGTCGGCGCCCGCCGGCGCGAGATCTACGATCGCGCCCTGGTGCTGACGGCCGTCTGGGGCTTCGCCCTCGCCGGACTGGTCAGCGCCACGCTCTGGGCGGCAGGCCCGGCGCTGCTGGCCCTGATGACGTCGGCGGCCGCGGTGGCCGAGACGGCGCGCGTCTATCTCGTCTGGGCGGCGCTGACGCCGCTGGCCGGCGTGCTGGCCTTCCAGATGGACGGCGTCTTCATCGGCGCCACCTGGTCGCGCGACATGCGCAACATGATGCTTCTGTCGCTGGTCGTCTATCTGGCGGCCTGGGCGCTGCTGATGCCGGCCTTCGGCAATCACGGGCTCTGGCTGGCCCTCCTGATCTTCCTCGGCGTGCGCGGCCTGTCGCTCGGCTGGATCAGCCGGCGGCGCGCCGCCGAAACCTTCGGGACGCGCTGA
- a CDS encoding invasion associated locus B family protein, which yields MNVLKSVVKQVVVTTMTAVMTLLGMAVGSAVAQGAKSGDGIATDGWIKICRTDEKAKKELCQTGYDLRTTSGQFLASFSLMEMTGEARKIVRLIVPTGLLLQPGLKVQVDDGKAEEGKFGWCAPDGCVVQLVASDPFVAALKKGKAIVVNAQGQAANAVAFNFPLATYKAANEGKPIDQETFKKRQEAIAAEVNAKRQSIEDQLRAAQRKAQQQQ from the coding sequence ATGAATGTCCTGAAAAGCGTCGTGAAGCAGGTGGTCGTCACGACGATGACTGCGGTCATGACGCTCCTCGGTATGGCCGTCGGCTCCGCCGTGGCACAGGGTGCCAAGAGCGGCGACGGGATCGCGACCGACGGCTGGATCAAGATCTGCCGGACGGACGAGAAGGCCAAGAAGGAGCTGTGTCAGACCGGATACGATCTGCGCACCACCAGCGGCCAGTTCCTGGCGTCCTTCTCGCTGATGGAAATGACCGGAGAGGCGCGCAAGATCGTTCGCCTGATCGTTCCGACCGGTCTTCTGCTGCAGCCGGGCCTCAAGGTCCAGGTCGACGACGGCAAGGCCGAAGAAGGCAAGTTCGGCTGGTGCGCGCCCGACGGCTGCGTGGTCCAGCTGGTGGCGAGCGATCCCTTCGTGGCGGCCCTCAAGAAGGGCAAGGCCATCGTGGTCAACGCTCAGGGTCAGGCCGCCAACGCGGTTGCCTTCAACTTCCCGCTGGCGACCTACAAGGCGGCCAACGAGGGCAAGCCGATCGACCAGGAAACCTTCAAGAAGCGCCAAGAAGCGATCGCGGCGGAAGTGAACGCCAAGCGCCAGTCGATCGAGGATCAGCTGCGCGCCGCCCAGCGCAAGGCGCAGCAACAGCAGTAG
- a CDS encoding MerR family transcriptional regulator: MGTNARTAEKPGSDDVERLSGGPVEARQAWFTIGDLAREFDVTLRTLRFYEDKGLLNPRREGLNRIYNRRDRARLKLVLMGKRVGFSLTEIKEVLDLYDLKDNQLTQLRVALKKFNEQIGVLEAQKRDCELALDELKTTVGQVADMIKMREKTRN; the protein is encoded by the coding sequence ATGGGTACGAATGCACGGACGGCTGAAAAGCCGGGGTCCGACGACGTGGAGCGCCTGTCGGGCGGTCCCGTCGAAGCGCGGCAGGCTTGGTTTACGATAGGGGATCTGGCGCGTGAATTCGATGTGACCTTGCGCACCTTGCGCTTCTATGAAGACAAGGGGCTGCTGAACCCACGGCGCGAGGGTCTCAATCGCATCTACAATCGGCGGGATCGGGCTAGGCTGAAACTTGTCCTCATGGGCAAGCGGGTCGGCTTTTCGCTGACCGAGATCAAGGAAGTCCTCGATCTCTATGACCTGAAAGACAATCAGCTCACGCAATTGCGTGTCGCCCTGAAGAAGTTCAACGAACAGATCGGCGTGCTTGAGGCCCAGAAGCGGGATTGCGAGCTGGCGCTTGACGAACTGAAGACGACGGTCGGCCAGGTCGCCGACATGATCAAGATGCGCGAGAAGACCAGGAACTGA
- a CDS encoding alpha/beta hydrolase — protein sequence MTGLPDPALFRPDAIPEETRRLNAEITAKIEALPDVWSVPAHVVRDRRARGLGPFPPAPKSARAEALDIDGPRGPITLRTIAPAEGPARGVYLHIHGGGWTLGAADQQDPRLERIADTTGLTAVSVEYRLAPEHPYPAGPDDCEAAALWLLGPGRTRFETGRLAIGGESAGAHLAVVTLLRLRDRHGLTPFHAANLVAGCFDLALTPSARRFGLEKLVLSTRDITMFVRHFLLRGGDPADPDISPLQADLAGLPPALFSVGTRDALLDDSLFMAARWSAAGNAAELAVFPGGCHVFQAFPSAQTEASLARMDRFLAECSR from the coding sequence ATGACCGGACTGCCCGATCCCGCTCTCTTCCGTCCCGACGCCATCCCGGAGGAGACCCGCCGGCTCAATGCCGAGATCACGGCGAAGATTGAGGCCCTGCCGGATGTCTGGAGCGTGCCGGCCCATGTGGTGCGCGACCGGCGCGCCCGCGGCCTCGGCCCGTTTCCGCCGGCGCCGAAGTCGGCGCGCGCCGAGGCGCTCGATATCGACGGCCCGCGCGGCCCGATCACGCTGCGGACGATCGCGCCCGCGGAGGGTCCGGCCCGCGGCGTCTACCTGCACATCCATGGCGGCGGCTGGACACTCGGCGCCGCCGACCAGCAGGACCCACGGCTCGAACGGATCGCCGACACGACCGGGCTGACCGCGGTGTCGGTCGAATACCGGCTCGCGCCCGAGCATCCCTATCCGGCCGGCCCCGACGATTGCGAGGCTGCCGCACTCTGGCTGCTCGGCCCCGGCCGGACACGGTTCGAGACCGGGCGGCTGGCGATCGGCGGCGAATCGGCCGGCGCGCATCTCGCCGTCGTAACCCTCCTGCGCCTGCGCGACCGGCACGGCCTGACCCCGTTCCATGCCGCCAACCTGGTCGCGGGCTGCTTCGATCTGGCGCTGACGCCGAGCGCGCGCCGGTTCGGGCTCGAGAAGCTGGTCCTGTCGACCCGCGACATCACCATGTTCGTGCGCCATTTCCTGCTGCGCGGCGGCGATCCGGCCGACCCGGACATCTCGCCCCTGCAGGCCGACCTGGCCGGCCTGCCGCCGGCGCTGTTCTCGGTCGGCACCCGCGATGCGCTGCTCGACGACAGCCTGTTCATGGCGGCGCGCTGGAGCGCGGCCGGAAACGCGGCCGAATTGGCCGTCTTTCCGGGCGGCTGCCACGTCTTCCAGGCCTTTCCGTCCGCCCAGACCGAGGCGAGCCTGGCGCGGATGGACCGTTTCCTGGCGGAATGCAGCCGGTGA
- a CDS encoding cation:proton antiporter yields MHHTTASILLLQATVVLVVPFLFWWVLGLRRFLPLVVVQILTGVLLGPSVLGMAAPDVFAFLFSKDLLGGVNAIATLAVTLFAFKAGTEADHDLVGPAARTIFAVGAGGLIATWAIGAAAGWALAGRFPSMAGGQGAALFAIAFGLCNAVPALPVLAVLLRELDILQVRVGAVALAAAGVGDAILWAGMAVLLPFAAGEGGLLREGAMALGSGLVACLGVRFVAGPLILAMMARRAPERVVMSAVAIVIFAASSLTLLFGLHNVVGAFVAGLFLPERIRQLAADRLDVPTALILMPFFFLATGLKTSFSLADPAIWTIFVVALAVCVLAKLAATMLTARLAGETWAMGAGLGVLLQTKGLMELVIVTVFFERGLVGPATYSALVIVALVSTTLTMPLFDLLERLYGARLLGGRRAGTTVVTRPRA; encoded by the coding sequence ATGCACCACACGACCGCGTCCATTCTGCTGCTCCAGGCGACCGTCGTGCTGGTCGTGCCCTTCCTGTTCTGGTGGGTGCTCGGGTTGCGCCGGTTCCTGCCGCTGGTCGTCGTCCAGATCCTGACCGGGGTCCTGCTCGGACCTTCGGTTCTCGGCATGGCGGCGCCGGATGTCTTCGCCTTCCTGTTCTCCAAGGACCTGCTCGGCGGGGTCAACGCCATCGCCACGCTCGCCGTCACCCTGTTCGCCTTCAAGGCCGGCACCGAGGCCGATCACGACCTCGTCGGCCCGGCCGCCCGGACGATCTTCGCCGTCGGGGCCGGCGGCCTCATCGCCACCTGGGCGATCGGTGCGGCGGCCGGGTGGGCGCTGGCCGGCCGCTTTCCGTCGATGGCGGGCGGCCAGGGGGCGGCCCTGTTCGCGATCGCCTTCGGGCTGTGCAACGCGGTCCCGGCCCTGCCGGTGCTGGCCGTCCTGCTGCGCGAACTCGACATCCTGCAGGTGCGGGTCGGCGCGGTGGCGCTGGCGGCGGCCGGGGTCGGCGACGCCATTCTGTGGGCCGGCATGGCCGTGCTGCTGCCGTTTGCGGCCGGCGAGGGCGGTCTCCTGCGCGAAGGCGCCATGGCGCTCGGCAGCGGGCTGGTCGCCTGCCTCGGCGTGCGCTTCGTCGCGGGGCCGCTGATCCTGGCCATGATGGCGCGCCGGGCGCCGGAACGGGTGGTGATGAGTGCCGTCGCCATCGTGATCTTCGCCGCGTCCTCGCTGACGCTGCTGTTCGGCCTGCACAACGTGGTCGGCGCCTTCGTGGCCGGCCTGTTCCTGCCCGAGCGCATACGCCAGTTGGCCGCCGACAGGCTCGACGTGCCGACCGCCCTGATCCTGATGCCGTTCTTCTTCCTGGCGACCGGCCTGAAGACCTCGTTCAGCCTCGCCGATCCGGCGATCTGGACCATCTTCGTGGTCGCACTGGCCGTCTGCGTCCTGGCCAAGCTCGCCGCCACCATGCTGACCGCCCGGCTCGCCGGCGAGACCTGGGCGATGGGTGCCGGGCTCGGCGTGCTGCTGCAGACCAAGGGGCTGATGGAACTCGTCATCGTGACGGTGTTCTTCGAGCGCGGTCTGGTCGGGCCGGCGACCTATTCGGCGCTGGTGATCGTGGCGCTGGTCTCCACCACGCTGACCATGCCGCTGTTCGATCTTCTGGAGCGGCTTTACGGCGCGCGCCTGCTCGGCGGGCGTCGGGCCGGTACCACCGTCGTCACACGGCCTCGAGCCTGA
- a CDS encoding DUF6460 domain-containing protein has protein sequence MANPIERFLGGPPLRTLLWLAFLSIVVGFVLATLGLHPMRLVQGVLDAVEGLVDAISRLGLGAFRSVGQYLIWGAIVVVPIWLVSRLLAVGRGPR, from the coding sequence ATGGCAAACCCGATCGAACGCTTTCTCGGCGGCCCGCCGCTGAGGACGCTGCTATGGCTGGCCTTCCTGTCGATCGTGGTCGGGTTCGTGCTGGCCACCCTCGGTCTGCATCCGATGCGGCTGGTGCAGGGCGTGCTCGACGCGGTCGAAGGCCTGGTCGACGCGATCTCGCGGCTCGGCCTGGGCGCCTTCCGGTCCGTCGGCCAGTATCTGATCTGGGGCGCCATCGTGGTCGTGCCGATCTGGCTGGTCTCGCGACTGCTCGCGGTCGGCCGCGGACCGCGCTGA
- a CDS encoding peptidoglycan-binding protein — MTWSVRGIDDEARERALGEARRAGLSVGEWLNSVILDRRQDPSTAAPAGGIGPAAPANPMAVEVERKLAELTERLQRLSATPSAPPRMSAPTATSASPALPALPAQAAPSPMPVAAQAATPAAAAGRPMDDPEALARALARLIGAPKPEEPMRPAVNRPAEVPVVTADPPARAELAPSGGRGSLDGGDRTTGLLKTLENLDARLRTLRAAASSPETAAHRSGETTVALSAAAAPPAGGPEIRIPAAAPEPTARPAATARTEASVRSPVAPPAETGTLLSTRLDLLQSAIAEITARRQTLAAEAGTGSAERPGPQAIAVSAAPPVASAPRPRLPELNLPAAPLTQVLLTPAPPTPAPQPQAPLGAAIPPLAPAAVPSMAEIERHFRALAERIDGLAARRDPVGPTDLLDEIRAFRADMESRGRHPTAADLSMVETIVGRVDALAAARIDPNMLDPLVLEIARLRDTIAQSDPQPGFARLEAGLGHVVARVEDLGRHDVERDAADRAVLTAIATELGALRTRLEALPDAGEVAGLRALVAGVAGQVETFGADAAEARRLAAGLEEIRQALGAFDAGGLVRLFDQRLTEIAEKIAALESRPGPGLAPDRLEALIDELRAIRAGSGTAEALQAIEDQTFEVTRRLAAIEAAARRDDNAVITARIASLAEQLDRLGERTPDATQVAAIQTAIADLVERLDRAEAPRSGDAPQFGAIEALLHRIDEQMAGLRPSHHLDMMEAFEARVTTLVDKLDRLELRPFTGLDPSALAREIAALRTEIARSVAQPSSAAIEARLNELGDRIDRARITVDERAMVLIEEQLGRLNRQIEESESRNSGLGAIEETLTRIQMILSEQQDLTMETARQVAREALSEIAGVTEDRGTLAAVEALRAEMAALQNGMREHEAAAATTLRSVHDALAAVIQRLGAVEGRTATPPAAELLASLQSGLLRAEQSRTVTEDARPLAVGSGKPGLRGRAADPEAASSDRRAGETDETMAAAPRRTDFIAAARRAAQAAQQAETLPVDEPFVEPQPGPQNDGLVPEENPRGPLARIGAALRGRRRPLMLAAAAVLLAVFALQMLPGQRQTETAGTAAKAPQVAELGKPVRDPAGTAVPAVGGTPATGGTPPALVAPSQSGSASLTPPSIPPGGFIDTPRPSIAPGGFATTPTATPEAGVQPVRIAAPPPSLGADPIITGGIQKAPEDQGGSANLEPPEAIGSSALRKAAAAGDVKAQFEVGMRFAEGRGVIADPKEAAIWYQRAADRGFPPAQYRLGSAYEKGHTGTRDPIQARRWYLSAAEKGNVRAMHNLGVLFANDRDMTNAVPWFQKAAEYGLRDSQFNLGIIYALGSGVKQDLAVSYKWFGLAALQGDKDAEKKRDEVAGHLDKSNLAAAKAAVEVFRARAADKTANEEATVWIEPGASQAGLGPADTIQRVQALLQSRGLYGGAITGTLDDKTRQAVRTQQRKLNMKPTGEPDEAFLRALQGNAT; from the coding sequence ATGACGTGGAGTGTCCGCGGGATCGACGACGAGGCCAGGGAACGTGCGCTGGGTGAAGCCCGGCGCGCGGGGCTGTCGGTCGGCGAATGGCTGAACTCGGTCATTCTGGACCGGCGCCAGGATCCGTCCACGGCGGCGCCCGCCGGAGGGATCGGACCGGCGGCCCCCGCCAATCCGATGGCGGTGGAAGTCGAACGCAAACTCGCCGAACTGACCGAGCGACTGCAGCGGCTGAGCGCCACGCCGTCTGCGCCCCCCCGCATGTCGGCCCCGACCGCAACAAGCGCCTCGCCCGCACTCCCCGCACTCCCCGCCCAGGCCGCCCCGAGCCCGATGCCGGTCGCCGCGCAGGCCGCGACGCCGGCCGCCGCAGCGGGCCGGCCGATGGACGATCCCGAAGCGCTCGCCCGCGCCCTCGCCAGGCTGATCGGCGCCCCGAAACCCGAGGAGCCGATGCGGCCGGCCGTCAACCGCCCCGCCGAGGTGCCGGTCGTCACCGCCGATCCGCCCGCGCGCGCCGAACTCGCGCCGTCCGGCGGACGCGGCAGCCTGGATGGCGGCGACCGCACGACCGGGCTGTTGAAGACCCTCGAGAACCTCGACGCACGCCTGCGCACTCTCCGTGCCGCAGCGTCATCCCCGGAGACGGCCGCACACCGCAGCGGCGAGACGACGGTCGCGCTTTCGGCGGCAGCGGCGCCCCCTGCCGGAGGCCCCGAAATCCGGATCCCGGCCGCCGCGCCGGAGCCGACCGCCCGGCCTGCAGCGACCGCCCGGACGGAAGCGTCCGTCCGCTCCCCCGTGGCCCCTCCGGCCGAGACCGGAACGCTTCTGTCGACCCGGCTCGACCTCCTCCAGAGCGCAATCGCAGAGATCACGGCGCGCCGCCAGACCCTGGCCGCCGAAGCCGGGACCGGCAGCGCGGAGCGGCCCGGACCGCAGGCGATCGCCGTTTCGGCCGCGCCGCCGGTCGCCTCGGCCCCGCGGCCGCGCCTGCCGGAACTGAACCTGCCGGCCGCGCCGCTGACCCAGGTGTTGCTGACCCCGGCACCGCCGACACCGGCACCGCAGCCCCAGGCGCCTCTGGGCGCGGCGATCCCGCCGCTGGCGCCCGCGGCCGTCCCCAGCATGGCCGAGATCGAACGGCATTTCCGCGCCCTTGCCGAACGGATCGACGGACTGGCCGCCAGACGCGATCCGGTCGGGCCGACCGACCTCCTCGACGAGATCCGCGCCTTCCGGGCCGACATGGAAAGCCGCGGCCGCCATCCGACGGCCGCCGACCTGAGCATGGTCGAGACGATCGTCGGGCGCGTCGACGCGCTGGCGGCCGCGCGCATCGACCCGAACATGCTCGATCCCCTGGTGCTGGAGATCGCGCGGCTGCGCGACACCATCGCGCAGTCCGATCCGCAACCCGGCTTCGCCCGGCTGGAGGCGGGGCTCGGCCATGTCGTCGCACGCGTCGAAGATCTCGGCCGCCATGACGTCGAGCGGGACGCGGCCGATCGCGCCGTCCTGACCGCCATCGCCACGGAGCTCGGTGCCCTGCGGACCCGGCTCGAAGCCTTGCCGGATGCCGGCGAGGTCGCCGGCCTGCGCGCGCTGGTCGCCGGCGTCGCCGGTCAGGTCGAGACTTTCGGGGCCGACGCCGCCGAGGCGCGCCGCCTCGCCGCCGGTCTCGAGGAAATCCGGCAGGCGCTCGGCGCTTTCGATGCCGGCGGATTGGTTCGCCTGTTCGACCAGCGGCTGACCGAGATCGCCGAGAAGATCGCGGCCCTGGAGAGCCGGCCCGGACCCGGGCTCGCCCCGGATCGGCTGGAGGCCCTGATCGACGAGTTGCGGGCGATCCGGGCGGGCAGCGGCACCGCGGAGGCCCTGCAGGCGATCGAGGATCAGACCTTCGAGGTGACCCGCCGGCTTGCCGCCATCGAGGCTGCCGCGCGGCGCGACGACAATGCGGTGATCACGGCCCGCATCGCCTCCCTGGCCGAGCAGCTCGACCGGCTCGGCGAAAGAACCCCGGACGCGACCCAGGTTGCGGCCATCCAGACGGCGATCGCCGACCTGGTCGAACGGCTCGACCGGGCGGAGGCGCCCCGCTCCGGCGACGCGCCCCAGTTCGGGGCGATCGAGGCGCTGCTGCATCGCATCGACGAGCAGATGGCCGGCCTCCGGCCGTCGCACCATCTCGACATGATGGAGGCCTTCGAGGCGCGCGTCACGACCCTCGTCGACAAGCTCGACCGGCTCGAACTGCGCCCGTTCACCGGCCTCGACCCGAGCGCGCTCGCACGCGAGATCGCCGCGCTGCGCACCGAGATCGCCCGTTCGGTGGCGCAGCCGTCCTCCGCCGCGATCGAGGCGCGCCTTAACGAGCTCGGCGACCGGATCGATCGGGCGCGCATCACCGTCGATGAGCGGGCGATGGTCCTGATCGAGGAGCAGCTCGGGCGCCTCAATCGGCAGATCGAGGAGAGCGAGAGCCGGAATTCCGGGCTTGGCGCCATCGAGGAAACCCTGACGCGCATCCAGATGATCCTGTCGGAACAACAGGATCTGACCATGGAGACGGCCCGTCAGGTGGCCCGCGAGGCGCTGTCCGAGATCGCCGGGGTGACCGAGGATCGCGGAACCCTGGCCGCCGTCGAGGCGCTGCGGGCCGAGATGGCCGCCCTCCAGAACGGCATGCGCGAGCATGAGGCGGCCGCGGCGACCACGCTCCGCTCGGTCCACGACGCCCTGGCGGCGGTGATCCAGCGGCTCGGCGCCGTCGAGGGCCGGACCGCGACGCCGCCTGCCGCCGAACTGCTGGCGAGCCTGCAGAGCGGCCTGCTGCGCGCCGAACAGAGCCGCACGGTCACGGAGGACGCCCGCCCGCTCGCCGTCGGGTCGGGCAAGCCCGGCCTGCGCGGCCGTGCGGCCGATCCGGAGGCGGCATCGTCCGATCGGCGGGCCGGCGAAACCGACGAGACGATGGCCGCGGCCCCGCGGCGCACCGACTTCATCGCGGCGGCGCGGCGGGCCGCGCAGGCAGCCCAGCAGGCGGAGACGCTCCCGGTCGATGAACCGTTCGTCGAGCCGCAGCCCGGCCCGCAGAACGACGGTCTCGTGCCCGAAGAGAATCCGCGCGGTCCGCTGGCGCGGATCGGCGCCGCCCTGCGGGGCCGGCGCCGTCCGCTGATGCTGGCGGCCGCCGCCGTGCTGCTCGCCGTCTTCGCGCTGCAGATGCTGCCCGGCCAGCGCCAGACCGAGACCGCCGGTACGGCCGCGAAAGCGCCGCAGGTGGCCGAACTCGGCAAGCCGGTGCGCGACCCGGCCGGGACGGCCGTCCCGGCAGTCGGCGGCACCCCGGCGACCGGCGGCACGCCGCCCGCCCTCGTTGCGCCCTCCCAGTCCGGCAGCGCCAGCCTGACTCCGCCGTCGATCCCGCCCGGCGGCTTCATCGACACGCCGCGCCCGTCGATCGCACCGGGCGGCTTCGCGACGACCCCGACCGCGACGCCCGAGGCGGGTGTGCAGCCGGTCCGCATCGCGGCCCCGCCGCCTTCGCTCGGCGCCGATCCGATCATCACCGGCGGCATCCAGAAGGCCCCCGAGGACCAAGGCGGCAGCGCCAACCTCGAGCCGCCGGAGGCGATCGGCTCGTCCGCGCTGCGCAAGGCGGCCGCGGCGGGCGACGTCAAGGCGCAGTTCGAGGTCGGCATGCGCTTTGCCGAAGGCCGCGGCGTGATCGCCGATCCGAAGGAGGCCGCGATCTGGTATCAGCGCGCCGCCGACCGCGGCTTCCCGCCGGCACAGTACCGGCTCGGCTCCGCCTACGAGAAGGGCCATACCGGCACGCGCGATCCGATCCAGGCGCGCCGCTGGTACCTTTCCGCGGCCGAGAAGGGCAATGTGCGCGCCATGCACAATCTCGGCGTGCTGTTCGCCAACGACCGCGACATGACCAATGCGGTGCCGTGGTTCCAGAAGGCGGCGGAATACGGACTGCGCGACAGCCAGTTCAACCTCGGCATCATCTATGCGCTCGGCTCTGGCGTGAAGCAGGACCTCGCCGTCTCCTACAAATGGTTCGGCCTCGCGGCCCTGCAGGGCGACAAGGACGCCGAGAAGAAGCGCGACGAGGTGGCGGGCCATCTCGACAAGAGCAATCTCGCCGCCGCCAAGGCCGCCGTCGAGGTGTTCCGGGCCCGCGCGGCGGACAAGACCGCCAATGAGGAGGCAACGGTCTGGATCGAGCCCGGCGCATCGCAGGCCGGTCTCGGTCCGGCCGACACGATCCAGCGCGTCCAGGCGCTGCTGCAATCCCGCGGTCTCTATGGCGGGGCGATCACCGGCACGCTCGACGACAAGACCCGGCAGGCGGTCCGGACCCAGCAGCGCAAGCTGAACATGAAGCCGACCGGAGAACCCGACGAAGCCTTCCTGAGAGCCCTGCAGGGCAACGCGACCTGA
- a CDS encoding histone deacetylase family protein, translating to MLPIVHNPHYDAEFPPGHRFPMAKFRRIAEILVEDGLAAAGAFHVPAEAPAGWIGLAHDPAYVDQVFGAAVPDRIAREIGFAMTPRVARRARTASAGTVMTGRLALEFGLACNTAGGSHHARREQGSGFCVFNDVAVAIRVLQADGLIGRALVVDLDVHQGDGTAAIFAGDGSVFTLSMHAERNFPARKVPSDLDIGLADDTSDEAYLAALTAALPDAIDRHRPDIVFYNAGVDPHVEDRLGRLALSDAGLAERDRRVIGTVRDRGLPLACVLGGGYQDDIDRLARLHTIIHRVAREFV from the coding sequence ATGCTGCCGATCGTGCACAATCCCCACTACGATGCGGAATTTCCGCCCGGCCACCGCTTCCCGATGGCCAAGTTCCGGCGCATCGCCGAGATCCTGGTCGAGGACGGACTGGCGGCGGCCGGCGCGTTCCACGTCCCGGCTGAGGCGCCGGCCGGCTGGATCGGGCTCGCCCATGATCCGGCCTATGTCGACCAGGTCTTCGGCGCCGCGGTGCCCGACCGGATCGCGCGCGAAATCGGCTTTGCCATGACGCCGCGCGTCGCCCGGCGCGCCCGCACGGCCTCCGCCGGCACCGTCATGACCGGCCGGCTCGCGCTCGAATTCGGGCTCGCCTGCAACACCGCCGGCGGCAGCCACCATGCCCGGCGCGAGCAGGGGTCCGGCTTCTGCGTCTTCAACGATGTCGCGGTGGCGATCCGCGTGCTCCAGGCCGACGGCCTGATCGGGCGCGCGCTGGTGGTCGATCTCGACGTGCACCAGGGCGACGGCACCGCGGCGATCTTCGCCGGCGACGGGTCCGTCTTCACGCTCTCGATGCATGCCGAGCGCAACTTCCCGGCCCGCAAGGTCCCCTCCGACCTCGACATCGGCCTGGCCGACGACACCTCCGACGAGGCCTATCTGGCGGCCCTGACGGCCGCACTGCCCGATGCGATCGACCGGCACCGGCCGGACATCGTCTTCTACAATGCCGGCGTCGACCCGCATGTCGAAGATCGGCTCGGCCGGCTGGCGCTGTCGGATGCCGGCCTCGCCGAGCGCGACCGGCGGGTGATCGGGACCGTGCGCGATCGGGGGCTGCCGCTCGCCTGCGTGCTGGGCGGCGGCTATCAGGACGATATCGACCGGCTGGCGCGCCTGCACACCATCATCCACCGCGTTGCGCGAGAGTTCGTCTGA